The Aequorivita sublithincola DSM 14238 genome window below encodes:
- a CDS encoding cold-shock protein: protein MSKGTVKFFNDTKGFGFITEEGVEKDHFVHISGLIDEIREGDEVTFDLQEGNKGLNAVNVKVN, encoded by the coding sequence ATGAGTAAAGGAACAGTAAAATTTTTCAACGACACTAAAGGTTTTGGATTCATCACTGAAGAAGGAGTTGAAAAAGATCACTTTGTACACATTTCTGGATTAATCGATGAGATTAGAGAAGGTGATGAAGTTACATTTGACCTTCAAGAAGGAAACAAAGGATTAAACGCAGTAAACGTAAAAGTTAACTAA
- a CDS encoding thiamine phosphate synthase, producing MIPKLHYISQGNSPKEHLENIQKACTSGAELVQLRLKGISEKKLLKFASEAREMTSHFQTRLIINDNYKIAREVKADGVHFGKNDAFPTEARKRLYSWQFIGGIANTMDECEALLDKQVNYISLGPFRESATKENTSSALGLMGYTAITDVLKTGTPIIGYGGITTADITAILETGISGIAVSDDITRDFNNIKIFNQLLNASSTVEQRYSFE from the coding sequence ATGATACCTAAACTACATTACATATCTCAAGGCAATTCTCCAAAAGAGCATTTGGAAAATATTCAGAAGGCTTGTACTTCAGGGGCGGAATTAGTGCAGTTGCGGTTAAAAGGGATTTCAGAAAAAAAGCTTTTAAAATTCGCCAGTGAGGCTAGAGAAATGACCTCCCATTTTCAAACTAGGCTGATTATAAACGACAATTATAAAATAGCAAGAGAAGTGAAAGCAGATGGGGTGCATTTTGGAAAAAACGACGCCTTCCCTACTGAAGCTAGAAAACGTTTATATAGTTGGCAGTTTATTGGAGGAATAGCAAATACCATGGATGAATGCGAAGCCTTACTTGATAAACAAGTAAACTATATTAGTTTAGGACCTTTTAGGGAATCAGCAACTAAGGAGAATACGTCTTCAGCTTTAGGTTTAATGGGCTATACTGCTATTACAGACGTACTAAAAACAGGTACGCCAATTATAGGCTATGGCGGAATTACCACAGCAGACATAACCGCCATTTTAGAAACAGGAATTTCTGGAATCGCTGTATCTGACGATATAACACGTGATTTTAATAACATAAAAATATTCAATCAATTACTGAATGCATCTTCTACTGTAGAGCAACGGTATAGTTTTGAATAA